A single window of Oceanotoga teriensis DNA harbors:
- a CDS encoding chemotaxis protein CheX has product MDYIKNLYKSLEKNTDLIGLNISNPVFSKSSYHTIESDNFIIVGIAGKTNGIITLELDEKTLDYFSESMIPDESMRSDYMTMSAISEFLNMVSGNFLILSNLNDSELTPPISATGKNIKAILNNFETKRIYFSTEGSEAVLSLSLR; this is encoded by the coding sequence ATGGACTATATAAAAAATTTATATAAATCTTTGGAAAAAAATACTGATTTAATAGGGTTAAATATATCAAACCCTGTTTTTTCTAAATCAAGTTATCATACAATAGAAAGTGATAATTTTATAATAGTTGGAATAGCTGGAAAAACTAATGGTATAATAACTTTAGAACTCGATGAAAAAACTTTAGATTATTTTTCAGAATCTATGATTCCAGATGAGAGTATGAGATCCGATTATATGACAATGTCTGCTATAAGTGAATTTTTAAATATGGTTTCAGGAAATTTCTTAATTCTTTCAAATTTGAATGATTCAGAACTTACGCCTCCAATTTCAGCAACGGGAAAAAATATAAAAGCTATACTGAATAATTTTGAAACTAAAAGAATATACTTTTCTACTGAAGGTTCCGAGGCTGTATTGAGTTTGAGTTTAAGATAG
- a CDS encoding chemotaxis protein CheX gives MENIEKSFLIHFINGLANTYNEYMEKFPELLGLKNNDDHDYDSSEKVTVNVGFAGKFSGNMTISFDKKVVFKMYEIINEENISNVDDEVLFMISEFGNMIAGNAITIINNKNKGYDLRLSPPGVMYGETMKIFNFNQSNYRSIFKTDNGSIVLNISIKEEF, from the coding sequence ATGGAAAACATTGAGAAAAGCTTTTTAATACATTTCATAAATGGTCTTGCAAATACTTATAATGAATATATGGAAAAATTTCCTGAATTACTTGGATTAAAAAATAATGATGATCATGATTATGATTCATCTGAAAAAGTTACTGTAAATGTAGGTTTTGCTGGGAAATTTTCTGGTAATATGACTATATCTTTTGATAAAAAAGTAGTTTTCAAAATGTATGAAATAATTAATGAAGAAAATATATCTAATGTAGATGATGAAGTATTATTCATGATTTCAGAATTTGGTAATATGATCGCTGGAAATGCAATAACTATAATTAATAATAAAAATAAAGGATATGATTTAAGACTTTCTCCACCTGGAGTAATGTATGGTGAAACTATGAAAATATTTAATTTCAATCAAAGTAATTATAGATCTATATTCAAAACTGACAATGGATCGATAGTACTAAATATATCCATTAAGGAGGAATTTTAA
- a CDS encoding CPBP family intramembrane glutamic endopeptidase — MRDIISLSVFIMYFFFIHKISNYLLNKFKMTVFKVKTVIFPLEMIILFFIIFLSPLSFQEAGFVAGNIDYGIKFIVYLGIPLIVISSSSAIFLKKEDFYHIRYFNFEDKWMFIYLFFIVGIVEETIFRGFLQSYISLYIKGNFFILEYSTILASFIFMFFHLFNVFFKQESIKAFLSMMPSRLIASLILGYGFQISESILYTIIVHNLIDGINIMAVYLKKKKLFK; from the coding sequence ATGAGGGATATAATTTCTTTAAGTGTCTTTATTATGTATTTTTTTTTCATACATAAAATTTCAAATTATTTATTGAATAAATTTAAAATGACGGTTTTTAAAGTTAAAACCGTCATTTTTCCATTGGAGATGATAATATTATTTTTTATAATATTTTTAAGTCCACTATCATTTCAAGAAGCGGGTTTTGTTGCAGGTAATATTGATTATGGAATTAAATTTATTGTTTATTTAGGAATACCTTTAATTGTTATATCCTCTTCATCTGCAATTTTTTTAAAAAAAGAAGATTTTTATCATATTAGGTATTTTAATTTTGAGGATAAATGGATGTTTATTTATTTATTTTTTATAGTTGGAATAGTTGAAGAAACTATATTTAGAGGCTTTTTACAAAGTTATATTTCATTGTACATTAAAGGAAATTTTTTTATTTTAGAATATTCTACTATTTTAGCATCTTTTATTTTTATGTTTTTTCATTTATTTAATGTTTTTTTTAAACAAGAATCAATTAAAGCTTTCCTCAGTATGATGCCTTCAAGATTGATAGCTTCTTTAATTCTTGGGTATGGGTTTCAAATTTCTGAAAGTATTTTATACACTATTATTGTTCATAATTTGATAGATGGCATTAATATAATGGCTGTTTATTTAAAGAAGAAAAAATTATTTAAATGA
- a CDS encoding sensor histidine kinase — protein MKKNLVEKINFILNELKKFNYITDKSSLLKKSFKILSEEFEKSDYGLVFEIIEGKYKILDNIGPQSKKIEVIKNMAENNNKTVYINIIVNNKNIGGIAFCISEESKKVFNDYDIELLNLFKTSLEILLEKSKNEKIKHYEYMDEKLKHILYSISNDFNITVENTGKILEVSKSCKLHLGYDRKEMIGQNLLDFVSEKDFEISKKIFFSIDKNRISRNFSFRNRLISKDNYEIWLAWNWFNDLDQNKIYMVAININKEMEIYENIAKTKKLSEETLKAKMGFLSVVSHEIKTPLTGIIGALDIVKETELDEKQKKFIDIAYNSSEYLLEQVSNILLTSKIEGEYTKLNLEFHELNKIIEESFEKFDSKTYEKNISLKLDLKNTENIKIRIDKPKLIIILNNIIDNAIKFTPEGSIKILTSKNEDSYTIEIIDTGIGIPDKYKSLIFDKFYQVDQTDTRINKGTGLGLSIVNNYIKILNGKIKVFDNSPKGTIFKIYLNKFI, from the coding sequence ATGAAAAAAAACTTAGTAGAAAAAATAAACTTCATATTAAATGAATTAAAAAAATTTAATTATATAACCGATAAATCTTCTTTATTAAAAAAATCTTTTAAAATATTATCTGAAGAATTTGAAAAATCTGATTATGGTTTAGTTTTTGAAATCATTGAAGGGAAATATAAAATTCTTGATAATATAGGTCCTCAAAGTAAAAAAATTGAAGTAATTAAAAATATGGCTGAAAATAATAATAAAACAGTTTATATAAATATAATAGTAAATAATAAAAATATTGGTGGTATAGCCTTTTGTATATCAGAAGAATCTAAAAAAGTCTTTAATGATTATGATATTGAACTTTTAAATTTATTTAAAACATCCTTAGAAATTCTTTTAGAGAAATCCAAAAATGAAAAAATAAAACATTATGAATATATGGATGAAAAACTCAAACATATATTGTACAGTATTTCTAATGATTTTAATATAACTGTTGAAAATACTGGAAAAATCTTAGAAGTATCAAAATCTTGTAAACTACATCTTGGATATGATAGGAAAGAAATGATTGGGCAGAATCTCTTAGATTTTGTTTCAGAAAAAGATTTTGAAATAAGCAAAAAAATTTTTTTTAGTATAGATAAAAATAGAATAAGTAGAAACTTTAGTTTTAGAAATAGATTAATTTCAAAAGATAATTATGAAATTTGGTTGGCGTGGAACTGGTTCAATGATTTAGATCAAAATAAAATTTATATGGTGGCAATAAATATAAATAAAGAAATGGAAATATATGAGAATATTGCCAAAACAAAAAAGCTTTCAGAAGAAACACTAAAAGCAAAAATGGGTTTTCTTTCTGTGGTAAGTCATGAAATAAAAACTCCTTTAACTGGTATTATAGGAGCTTTAGATATAGTTAAAGAAACAGAACTCGATGAAAAACAAAAAAAATTTATTGATATAGCTTATAATTCATCAGAATATCTATTAGAACAAGTATCTAATATTTTATTAACTTCCAAAATCGAAGGTGAATATACAAAATTAAATTTAGAATTTCATGAACTCAATAAAATAATAGAAGAAAGTTTTGAAAAATTCGATTCAAAAACATATGAAAAAAATATTTCTTTAAAATTAGATTTAAAAAATACAGAAAATATTAAAATAAGAATAGATAAACCTAAACTCATAATAATACTGAACAATATAATAGATAATGCAATAAAATTTACTCCTGAAGGATCTATAAAAATCTTGACTTCTAAAAATGAAGATTCATATACAATAGAAATTATAGATACTGGTATTGGTATTCCTGATAAATACAAATCACTTATTTTTGATAAATTCTATCAAGTGGATCAAACTGATACAAGAATAAATAAAGGAACTGGATTAGGTTTATCTATAGTAAATAACTATATAAAAATATTAAATGGAAAGATAAAAGTATTTGATAATAGTCCCAAAGGAACTATATTCAAAATATATTTAAATAAATTCATTTAA
- a CDS encoding metallopeptidase TldD-related protein: protein MIEKLKNILAKKNVENWKLNVYKEDSREFFFLEKNMDMNRRVVFEEYTLTIYKYLEGKKLSFVSFNIEPTMNEKEIEELLNNEINNLKYVENDYFPLIENNKGNFNNGKIVDFNDILKKIYDEIYIDYEDINFFINSSEIFIKNVEERVINSKGVELSSLNSIIQIDYVITYKGDEEVEINDFIEFSDYKEGFISNRIKDKILNAKSRSHCKNIVSINNVPVIINENDVKEFFEYYIQKCSADYIYKDYSNYKINDFVQKTSEKGDLINLNLISDMKNSTFSNNFDEDGVLFEDKNIINEGKLINIWGDSRYSYYLGIEPTGFAYNFEVKGGKYNNIDLRKSNYIEIMEFSDFQVDYITGDFGGEIRLARYFDGSSILAFSGGSISGNVKENESTFNFSKEVNQLNNFIGPKSLKLFNVNISF from the coding sequence ATGATAGAAAAACTAAAAAATATTTTAGCTAAAAAGAATGTGGAAAATTGGAAGTTAAATGTTTATAAAGAAGATTCGAGAGAATTTTTTTTCTTAGAGAAAAATATGGATATGAACAGAAGAGTTGTTTTTGAAGAATATACTTTGACTATATATAAGTATTTGGAAGGTAAAAAATTATCTTTTGTTTCTTTTAATATAGAGCCTACAATGAATGAAAAAGAAATAGAGGAACTTTTGAACAATGAGATAAATAATTTGAAGTATGTTGAAAATGATTATTTTCCTTTGATTGAAAATAATAAAGGGAATTTTAATAATGGAAAAATAGTTGATTTTAATGATATTTTAAAAAAAATTTATGATGAAATTTATATTGATTATGAAGATATAAATTTCTTTATTAATTCATCTGAAATATTTATAAAAAATGTAGAAGAAAGAGTTATTAATTCTAAAGGGGTTGAATTGAGTTCTTTAAACTCAATAATACAAATAGATTATGTTATTACATATAAAGGTGATGAAGAAGTAGAAATAAATGATTTCATAGAATTTTCTGATTATAAAGAGGGATTTATAAGTAATAGAATTAAAGATAAAATTTTAAATGCTAAATCAAGATCTCATTGTAAAAATATAGTATCTATAAATAATGTTCCAGTGATTATAAATGAAAATGATGTAAAGGAATTTTTTGAATATTATATTCAAAAATGTTCAGCAGATTATATATATAAAGATTATTCTAATTATAAAATAAATGATTTTGTACAAAAAACAAGTGAAAAAGGTGATTTGATTAATTTAAATTTAATTTCTGATATGAAAAATTCAACTTTTTCAAATAATTTTGATGAAGATGGAGTTCTCTTTGAAGATAAAAACATTATAAATGAGGGAAAATTGATAAATATATGGGGAGATAGTAGATATTCTTATTATTTAGGAATAGAACCAACTGGATTTGCATATAATTTTGAAGTTAAAGGTGGAAAATATAATAATATAGATCTTAGAAAGTCTAATTATATTGAAATAATGGAATTTTCAGATTTTCAAGTAGATTATATCACTGGTGATTTTGGTGGAGAAATAAGACTTGCAAGGTATTTTGATGGTTCTTCAATATTAGCATTTTCTGGAGGATCGATATCTGGAAATGTGAAAGAAAACGAAAGTACTTTTAATTTTTCTAAAGAAGTTAATCAACTTAATAATTTTATAGGTCCTAAATCATTAAAATTATTTAATGTTAATATAAGTTTTTAA
- a CDS encoding GGDEF domain-containing protein codes for MKWRYTLVILIFILFLISSFNNYLNTKDIVISEFNTQKRIVETNLKDIIKYANISAKVTEKTLNESMKKNSNYLVDLYRDNPNILDWNNEEIKDYIGDFDFYIIDENLEIINSSVEKDIGLNFSKYKAFSNLLRERMESGIFVTDRLDLSIKDKILRKYSYLGTYDKKYLIELSINIFEKYPEFKDMDIFSTIEKLKDDYNVVKNINIYRINEDGTDAGILQTTNKDIENYNTNINIDILSSIFEVVKTKKEVIHSIEEDKKVLREHKFIPIFNYNETEFDWWNSYIIELVYDEMKLNFKINDLKKRYVLDILVISVLFMFFSYMIYRLMEKLESLAYTDHLTELPNRKMFEKKFEYYKKEIKRNRENMAILFLDLNNFKDINDNYGHEIGDKILKLVGQRLMHGFKEEDFVARLGGDEFIVILKNFDESNKDIMREKIKNMFKNPIKLKDKFFDISTSVGIAYYPEDGQTIKELLKKSDFDMYKDKNTNKDKQ; via the coding sequence ATGAAATGGAGATATACTTTGGTAATTTTAATTTTTATTCTTTTTTTAATATCTTCTTTTAATAATTATTTAAATACTAAAGATATTGTTATTTCTGAATTTAATACTCAAAAAAGAATAGTTGAAACAAATTTAAAGGATATTATAAAATATGCTAATATATCAGCAAAAGTTACAGAAAAAACATTAAATGAATCGATGAAAAAAAATTCTAATTATTTGGTGGATTTATATAGAGATAATCCTAATATTTTGGATTGGAATAATGAAGAAATAAAAGATTATATTGGAGACTTTGATTTTTATATCATCGATGAAAATCTTGAAATTATTAATTCCTCAGTTGAAAAAGATATAGGTCTTAATTTTTCTAAATATAAAGCTTTTTCGAACCTTCTTAGAGAAAGAATGGAGTCTGGAATTTTTGTAACTGATAGACTTGATTTATCCATAAAAGATAAAATATTGAGAAAATACAGTTATTTGGGTACTTATGATAAAAAGTATTTGATTGAATTGAGCATAAATATTTTTGAAAAGTATCCGGAATTTAAAGATATGGATATTTTTTCAACTATTGAGAAACTTAAAGATGATTATAATGTTGTTAAAAATATAAATATATATAGAATAAATGAAGATGGAACAGATGCAGGGATTTTACAAACTACAAATAAAGATATTGAAAATTATAATACTAATATAAATATTGATATTTTATCAAGTATATTTGAGGTTGTAAAAACTAAAAAAGAAGTCATACATAGTATTGAAGAAGATAAAAAAGTTCTACGTGAACATAAGTTTATACCAATATTTAATTATAATGAAACAGAGTTTGATTGGTGGAATTCTTATATTATAGAGTTGGTCTATGATGAAATGAAGCTTAATTTTAAAATAAATGATTTAAAAAAGAGATATGTATTAGATATACTTGTAATATCTGTATTATTCATGTTTTTTTCTTATATGATATATAGACTTATGGAAAAACTCGAATCTTTGGCATATACTGATCATTTAACAGAACTTCCTAATAGAAAAATGTTTGAAAAAAAATTTGAATATTATAAAAAGGAAATCAAAAGAAATAGAGAAAATATGGCAATTTTATTTCTTGATCTAAATAATTTTAAAGATATAAATGATAATTATGGACATGAAATTGGTGATAAAATATTAAAACTTGTTGGACAGAGATTGATGCATGGTTTTAAAGAGGAAGATTTTGTTGCAAGACTTGGTGGAGATGAGTTTATTGTTATATTAAAAAATTTTGATGAAAGTAATAAAGATATTATGAGAGAAAAAATAAAAAATATGTTTAAGAATCCTATAAAGCTAAAAGATAAATTCTTTGATATATCTACAAGTGTTGGTATAGCTTATTATCCAGAAGATGGCCAAACAATAAAAGAATTATTAAAAAAATCAGATTTTGATATGTATAAAGATAAGAATACAAATAAAGATAAACAATAG
- a CDS encoding xanthine phosphoribosyltransferase, giving the protein MQLLKERIIKDGFVGEGNILKVDSFLNHQIDVELLSEIGKEFFKLFKKQKIDKILTIEASGIAIGSFVAKEFGVPLVFAKKTESRNLDKETFESKVFSYTKSKEYIIRVSKKYLKEDENVLIIDDFLAMGKAALGLIDIVKQSNSNLSGVGIVIEKGFQPGGKKLRELGINLKSLAVIDSLDGEVKFR; this is encoded by the coding sequence ATGCAGTTATTAAAAGAAAGAATAATTAAAGATGGATTTGTAGGTGAAGGAAATATTTTGAAGGTAGATTCTTTTTTAAATCATCAAATTGATGTGGAACTTTTGAGTGAAATAGGAAAAGAATTTTTTAAATTATTTAAAAAACAAAAAATCGATAAAATTTTGACAATAGAGGCATCTGGTATAGCCATAGGTTCTTTTGTTGCAAAAGAATTTGGAGTTCCTTTAGTCTTTGCAAAAAAAACTGAATCAAGAAATTTAGATAAAGAAACTTTCGAATCTAAAGTATTTTCTTATACAAAATCAAAAGAATATATTATAAGAGTTTCTAAAAAATATTTAAAAGAAGATGAAAATGTATTAATTATAGATGATTTTCTCGCTATGGGAAAAGCAGCTTTAGGGTTAATAGATATTGTAAAACAATCAAATTCAAATTTATCTGGGGTTGGAATAGTTATAGAAAAAGGATTTCAACCTGGTGGTAAAAAGCTTAGAGAATTAGGTATAAATTTAAAGTCTTTAGCTGTAATAGATAGCTTGGATGGAGAAGTTAAGTTTAGATGA
- a CDS encoding TldD/PmbA family protein, with the protein MRVLFSNYLDDQIEKLKEILDILNKKYKYASVLGNDIKGKNFTFSKTGFDISDSNWNERGFVFRVYNGSFYTEVSINNLDKHVYEIIGIIDRELVYAREFSKGFQVNNYPLINEEYLKKDFFDEVSSSFLKKEEEILKRFKSIYEKSFNKSKNLIDMTINVEWVRNSKLFLSDKKFLKQSYIWSQGYQIPVMKKGEDIKVAYYGYSGQKGLEIVSEMENDLDYCLNHTESILNSKKIEPGIYEVICSPEISGLIAHEAFGHGVEMDMFVKKRAKASEYINKYVASNIVNMYDGVKSVKQVSSYLFDDEGVLGNDTKIIDNGVLKNGISDQLTALKLNTLSTGNGKRESYKRKAYSRMTNTFFSSGKDTLENMIKSIKKGYLLLDEISGMEDPKNWGIQCMLLSAQEIKDGELTDNFYSPVIISGYVPELLKNITMISKDFDMFGTGYCGKGYKERVKVSSGGPYIKTKVRLG; encoded by the coding sequence AGAAATATTGGATATTTTAAATAAAAAATATAAATATGCATCTGTTCTTGGAAATGATATTAAAGGTAAGAATTTTACTTTCAGTAAAACGGGTTTTGATATAAGTGATTCAAATTGGAATGAAAGAGGATTTGTTTTTCGTGTATATAATGGGAGTTTTTATACAGAAGTTTCAATCAATAATTTAGATAAACATGTTTATGAAATAATAGGTATTATAGATAGAGAATTGGTATATGCACGAGAGTTTTCAAAAGGATTTCAAGTTAATAATTATCCACTTATTAATGAAGAGTATTTGAAAAAAGACTTTTTTGATGAAGTTTCTTCAAGTTTTTTAAAAAAAGAGGAAGAAATTTTAAAAAGATTTAAGTCTATTTATGAAAAGTCTTTTAATAAATCTAAAAATTTAATAGATATGACTATAAATGTTGAATGGGTAAGAAACTCTAAGCTTTTTTTATCTGATAAGAAATTTTTAAAACAATCTTATATTTGGAGCCAAGGTTATCAAATACCTGTTATGAAAAAAGGTGAAGATATAAAAGTAGCTTATTATGGATATTCTGGTCAAAAAGGTTTAGAAATTGTTTCTGAAATGGAAAATGATTTAGATTATTGTTTAAATCATACAGAAAGTATTCTAAATTCTAAAAAAATAGAACCTGGAATTTATGAAGTCATATGTTCTCCTGAGATATCAGGTTTGATAGCTCATGAAGCTTTTGGTCATGGTGTTGAAATGGATATGTTTGTAAAAAAGAGAGCAAAAGCTTCGGAATATATTAATAAATATGTGGCTTCAAATATTGTGAATATGTATGATGGTGTTAAATCTGTAAAGCAAGTGTCTTCTTATTTGTTTGATGATGAAGGTGTTTTGGGAAATGATACAAAAATAATAGATAATGGAGTTTTGAAAAATGGGATTTCTGATCAATTAACTGCTTTGAAACTTAATACTTTATCAACCGGAAATGGAAAAAGAGAAAGTTATAAAAGAAAAGCTTATTCAAGGATGACTAATACATTTTTTTCATCTGGCAAAGATACACTTGAAAATATGATCAAAAGTATAAAAAAAGGTTATTTATTATTAGATGAAATTAGTGGAATGGAAGATCCAAAAAATTGGGGAATACAATGTATGTTACTTTCGGCACAAGAAATAAAAGATGGTGAATTAACTGATAATTTTTATTCTCCAGTTATTATAAGTGGATATGTCCCAGAACTTTTAAAAAATATAACTATGATTTCAAAAGATTTTGATATGTTTGGAACTGGATATTGTGGTAAAGGTTATAAAGAAAGAGTTAAAGTTTCGTCTGGTGGACCTTATATAAAAACGAAGGTGAGATTAGGATGA